The Intestinibaculum porci DNA window ACTAATATTAAAAGATGGGCTAATGATCATAATCTCTGTGTTGTTATGCCTAGCGGTGAAAACATGTTTTATGTTGACAATAAGATCACGCAAAAGTTTTATGGAGAGTTTGTTGGAAAAGAACTGGTTGAAATGACCAGACAAAGCTTCCCTCTTTCTCATCAGAAAGAAGATACCTTTATTGCTGGTTTATCAATGGGTGGTTACGGAGCTATTGTCAACGGCATCAAATATCATGAAACCTTTGGTTATGTGGCTGGGTTATCTAGTGCTTTATTGATTGATAACTGGGCTAATGTCATCAAACCGCTGATTCACTCGCCCAATGTGAAAGCCTACTATGATACCATCTTTGAAGATGTCTCTCATATTATTGGCAGTGATCAAGATTATCATGCCCTGGTTTTAAAACACCAGGACCATTTACCGCACTTCTATCTCTGTGTTGGCACAGAAGATGCCTTATTGCCGGCGAATCGTGAATTTTACCAGTTCTTAAAAGAGCACCACGCCGATATCACATATAGCGAAGGACCTGGGGCTCATGAATGGGACTTCTGGAATACTTACATTCAAAAAGTCTTAGACTGGCTGCCGCTTGATGATCACGTCAATGATGTCAGCAGCGGCAATGTCAAATAGTAAAAAAGCAGTAGAGGATTCCCCTACTGCTTTGCAGACTTATGATCATTATTATCTTTTTTGTCTTCTTTTTCAGTCTGCTCTTTTGCCTTTTCTACTTTGTAAGATAAGTCCTTTTCTGAAAATGTCTGATATGGATCAATGAATACAAATTCTCCCATCGAAATGGCCTCCTTAATTCCGTCTTCATTATAGACAACTCCTTCCAGAAAGCAATAAAAAAGCTTAGAAATTATAAATGTCATTTTATCGAATTATGAAAATTTCATTAAAAAGAAATAGATAGATTAAGAATACATCAAAATGTAAACGTTTAATTTCAAAGTTTCTTTATTTTTTCTATTTATTCCCTTAACATCTCAAAAAATCGTGCTATGATTAAGGCAGTTAAGGAATTTCAAAATGTGGAGGTATGAAATTATGGATGTTCTTTATGCAGAAATGAGACAGAGAATACTTGAACAGTCAGAACACTACCAACAGTACATGAAAACAGAAGCACTTTTAAAAGAAGTTCTCGATGATTGTCATCATCAGATTGACGCACAGAATATCAATATCAATGAACTCTTTAATGATTTACAAATCAAAGAAATCAAGGGTCTCACCCTTGATCGTCATCATCACATGGATAATCTCTTCTATTATGATATGACCTTTCAAACCATGGTCAAAGATCATCCTGGCTTTGGCGAAACACTGCTAAAAAGCAGTGAGGATGTGCAAGTCCAAAAAGTGCTTAAAGCCTTATTACGCAGCCGCCTGATTCCTTTTACGATTATCAGTCGTAATAATGCGACCGGCAAGGTGCAATGTATGAATTTACTTTCTCACCAGCATTTCTATCTGACGGATGCTCGCTTAGGCATGTTTGATGCCTCTAAAGAGATTTATATCGGACGTGTTATCACCCTGAATAATATTACGCTTCTCACCGATTACTTATTAACCTTCACCAAAACAAAAGAGAACATTGATTTAGTTTATAACCATCGCAAAAGATTCAATGATAAATATCAAGGCTATATTTCTACTCTTTGCTTTGCCTATGATCGTATCCACGGAATCCACCCTGAAGAATTTAAAGGCTTAGCCTATAACATGTAAATAGGACGTGAGTCCTATTTTTACGTATACTCAAATACCTTTTTGATCAATAAGCCTCGGTCAATATTTATGATTATCTATATTATCTCTTTCTATTGCAAGATATGGACAACTGGTATTTATGTGTTAAAAGGAATGATGCAACAAGGGATGTTGCCGGAACGGCCAAAATAACCCCTAAACTAGAGGATAACCCCTGCATAATTTCAATACCGAGGGAATACATATTAATTAATTGTAAATAAGGGTAATGATAAGCATACATAAAGACTAATGTATTAATAGAACCACCGACAAATGCTAAGATCAAAGTATTGGTCATTGTGCCCATCATATCTTTTCCGACATGCATACCGCTTTTGAATAATTCTTTTTGTGTAATCTCCGGGGACTTATGTTTGAGTTCATCTAAGAATGAGGCAATAGACATCCCTACATCCATTACGGCCCCTAAGGCCGCAATCAATATTCCAGCAAAAAGCAACTGTCCTATTTGGATATGCGTCATTTCTCCTACGTAAATCAAATTTTCAATATCACTGACATTATAACCACTGATATGGGTCACTAAAGAGAAAAGCAAGGCATAGAGTGCTGCCATAATAACACCGAGAATGGTACCAACAATAGCGGATAGCGACTTCGCACTGACACCATCAATGAGAATCATCGTCACAAAGGTTGTCATTGCGACAATCAGAATACTGGCAAGAATTGGGGAAACTCCCACATAAATCATCGGTAAAAAGATAAAGATAATACAAAGCAACGTATAGACCAGGGCCACAATCGAAATGAATCCCTTCTTTCCGCCAATCAGAATCACAATGCCAATAAATAAGGCAATCATACCATAAAGGGCTGGCGCTCTGTTTTCACTATAGACAGAAGCTTCAATATTTGTCGATGAGGCGGTGACAATCAGGATCACTTTCATGCCTACCTGACACTTTGCGCCATACAAATAGGAATCCACACTGCGAGCGGTTAAGGTCTGTCCAAGATGTTTTCCAGCAATCACGCGGGCGCGAATATAACCTCTCGTAGGCGCGTTCACTTTCACAACTTCAGCTTTTTCATAGGTGCGGCCACGATTATTCATCAGTGGTGTAATAGACACATGGGAAAAAGAAAAAGCTAAAATAATGAAAAGGATGCTCGCGATTGCGAGACATCCTATCTTCAATACACGTGCTTTCATTAATAACCTTTCACACTTGAAGATGACCCATAAACCTTTTTCCCATTCACAAGTTTATAAGCTTTGACCTTCACGTATGTTGTCTTCGCAGATGCCTTGATCGTCAGACTTGTCTTCTTAGTAGTTACACTTTTACTCTTTTTCATAGCTTTGTCACTAGAATAGGTAATCACATAACCAGATACCTGTTTTAATGCTTTTAGCTTGAGCACCAGACCTGTCTTTGTCTTACTTGCCTTAGAAACAACAGCTTTTGCAGGGGTAATCTTGAAAGTCACTTTTTTCGTGCCTGTGTACTTGCCAATCCCTTTGATGGTGATCGTTGCCGTACCGACATTCTTATTATTTTTATATGTGACTTTATAATCTTTATTCAGCTTCAATACTTTTTTCTTATAAGTCAGCTTAACAGCTGGTTTTAAAGCTTTTCCTGTATAGACTTTCGCTTTGATCTTAGATACTTTGACCTTTGATAATTTGACTTTTGCACTATCCTTTGCGGAAGCTGCAGGTGCTGTCGCTGGAGCTGTGCTTTGAGCTGCTGGAGTCGTTTGTGCTGAAGCCTGAGCTGTTGTAGACTCTATCTCTGTTTTTGGAGTTTCTGTCTTTGGTGTTTCAGCTTTAGATGTCTCTGTTTTAGGAGCTTCATGCACATTTTTCACTAAGGCATTTTTCGCATCTGTAACGGATTTAATGGCATTCGCAAAGTCTGTCTTTGTTAAGTTTTTCTTTGTGTCTAACGTCTTAGCCTGATCGATTGCCGTCTGTAATTGTGCGAGAGAATCTTTCGTATAATCACCCGTTAATTCTTTTGACGCATTATCAATAGTTGATTGTAACTGTGCTACGTCTTCTTTACCTTTGGAAATGGTGAACGATGTATCGATCTTTTCATTGGTATCACTGCGGTATGTATTGATTGTTAAAGCATCATCATTCACGCTGATGACTGAATACGTTGGCACATCTTCCTGCCATCTGTTGGCGATGTAAGACTGCTGTCTTGGCACTAAATCATAGTATTTAGATCCTGATGATGAACCAGCAGTGACGTACATAATCCCATCTGGATTGATCACAGTATCGCTTTTCGCATCAATATTCTGAATAGCATCTTCATCAAAGACACTCTTTAAGTAAGTTAAGTAGGCCTGATCTTTAGGATCTGTACTGTCTTCTTTGATATTTTCTGGAGCCACTGTACGGGTAGCTGGCTGATCACCGGCATCAAGATCCTTTTCTAATTCATCTTTGAAGTCGTCCTGATCATAATCATCAGAAGAGTGACCACCTTTTAAGATCTTGGTACGTGAGTAAGCATGGTCATGACCGCTTAATACCAGATCAATACCATTTTCTTCAAAATAAGGAACGAGCTGATATCTTAAGTTAGTGATATCAGGTTCATTAGAATGTTCCGCTGAACCGTAGATATCCTGATGAACGATAGCAATTTTCCATTTAGCGGAAGGATTCTTCGCAATCGCCTGTTTGATAAACGTTTCATGCTCTGCCACATTAGAGTTCTGAGCATTCAGATCTAAATAAAGAACATCACCATAAGTGAAGTAATAGTCTCCACCCGTCACATTATTTGTCCCCAACGTACTCATATTAGCGGGATTAAAGTGATAAGTATAGTTAGGGTTATCAGCATCATGATTCCCTACGGTTGAAGCTAAAGGAATATTCTTAAGCCAATCAGCACTTAAGAAACCAGTATATTCAATTTCACTGATGGATGCTTTTTTGCCAGGAGCTTTCTTCTTGGTCGTCTGAATCTGGTCACCAGAAGATAAAATGAAAGCCGCCTGACCGTCTGTCATTTTATTCGCCTGATTTAATGTATAATTCCAGTTATAGGCATCATTCATCACGGCATTTGACTGCGCGTCATAGAATGCTTTTGAATCAGATCCTTTTAATTCATTTGAAGAACCGATCTGTGGATCACCCACATAAACAAAGCTATAAGACTGAGAATTTGCGGGCGTATATTTTTCTGGTTCTGACCAGGTATTCTCATCTTTCTGATACGTATAGTAGTAAGTTGTTCCTTCTTTTAGACCATGGGCCGTTACTTTATTGGCATTATATGTCTGACCATCCTGATCTGTTTCGTCTTTGACCTCCGTCTGCGCAGCCTTATAGGTTTTCGCATTGGCCATCGCTTCGCCAACACCAATTTTTAGGTAAGGCTTAAACCCTGTCTTGGTATACCAGGCAAAATTCAGGGTGGATGGTGTTTTGCCTGGGGCCAGTGAAATCTGCGTCCAGTCACTTTTGATCGAACTCCATTTCTTCTGAAAACTTGTCCATGCCGCATCCGTATTGGTTGTTTTCGCAAAAGCCGATGCATCCGTCTTCCCATCAGGTGCAGGCGAGGCAAAACTTAATGACATCGCGCTGCCGCAAATCGCAGTCACTAATGAGAAAGCCATAATCTTTTTCTTCGTACTATTCATTCATTATCATTCCCTTCTTAGTACGCCTACATCTTATCAAAAGCTTTCTTAAGACAGCTCCCATAGCATGTTAATCTTATGTAAGATTTCATTTTTTATGATAAATAGAGCATATTTAGTGCATTTAAAAGGATCAGAGGCTGTTTTCATCATTATGATATACAAAATACTTACGGAAGATTAACCGTTTTTTTACAAAGGATAAACCAAAGCTGTAAGGAAATGAAATAATTATGTTTTCGGAATTGTGATAGCGTTTTCTTCATGCTATACTTTTGATATCGAAGGAGGAATTTTAGTTACTATTCACAGTGCTGAAAGATTAAAAATTGAATAATGTCTTTATTTAGGGGTATATCCATATATGGGATACCCTTTTATTATAACTTTTAAAGTGATTTATAGTCATGTATTAACAATTCAAGTGTCTTATTCCTGACAACCAAAAAAGTATTCTCTTTTTCTTGATAATTTCAGCAAACATAGTCTCTAATAAATTTAAATTATATGTAAATTACTATTTATTTTAAGCTAGTTATATGATATACTGTATATAGTAACAAGGGGGTGAGAAAAGATGGCAATTGTTTATGTGACAAACAAGAAAACTGGCAAGAAATATGCTTATGAATCTGTTTCAGTTTGGAATCCTGAGCTCAAACAGCCTAGAGCAAAACGCAAATACCTTGGCGTTGTAGACGAGGAAACTGGAGAAATTATTCCTTCAAGCAAAAAGCGAGGGAGAAAGCCTAATCCTGATAAAAATACAGCTGAAAATGAAGAAAAAGCAAGCGGCAGAAGAACCTATAAAAAGATGGTTGAGGATATGCAAAAAATTATTGCAAGCAGAGATGATGAGATCAAACAGCTTAAGGCGGCTAATAGAAAGCTTACCAGCAAGATCAATAGAATTGAATCAATTCTTAATAATGATGATTAACAAGGAGTAAATCAATGGATTCTTTAGGAACACTATCAGTAAAATATGATAAAGCATGCAAAAAGATTGGTGACCTTAAAACAAGACTTTACGATTGTAATGAAGAACTGAAATCCAAAAAACAGAAGCTTG harbors:
- a CDS encoding YibE/F family protein is translated as MSITPLMNNRGRTYEKAEVVKVNAPTRGYIRARVIAGKHLGQTLTARSVDSYLYGAKCQVGMKVILIVTASSTNIEASVYSENRAPALYGMIALFIGIVILIGGKKGFISIVALVYTLLCIIFIFLPMIYVGVSPILASILIVAMTTFVTMILIDGVSAKSLSAIVGTILGVIMAALYALLFSLVTHISGYNVSDIENLIYVGEMTHIQIGQLLFAGILIAALGAVMDVGMSIASFLDELKHKSPEITQKELFKSGMHVGKDMMGTMTNTLILAFVGGSINTLVFMYAYHYPYLQLINMYSLGIEIMQGLSSSLGVILAVPATSLVASFLLTHKYQLSISCNRKR
- a CDS encoding alpha/beta hydrolase; its protein translation is MAVIQMNYFSKSLMRTVDVNVILPIDHLDMDTKTYHYKTPFKTLYLLHGIFGDHNDWMYNTNIKRWANDHNLCVVMPSGENMFYVDNKITQKFYGEFVGKELVEMTRQSFPLSHQKEDTFIAGLSMGGYGAIVNGIKYHETFGYVAGLSSALLIDNWANVIKPLIHSPNVKAYYDTIFEDVSHIIGSDQDYHALVLKHQDHLPHFYLCVGTEDALLPANREFYQFLKEHHADITYSEGPGAHEWDFWNTYIQKVLDWLPLDDHVNDVSSGNVK
- a CDS encoding metallophosphoesterase, translated to MNSTKKKIMAFSLVTAICGSAMSLSFASPAPDGKTDASAFAKTTNTDAAWTSFQKKWSSIKSDWTQISLAPGKTPSTLNFAWYTKTGFKPYLKIGVGEAMANAKTYKAAQTEVKDETDQDGQTYNANKVTAHGLKEGTTYYYTYQKDENTWSEPEKYTPANSQSYSFVYVGDPQIGSSNELKGSDSKAFYDAQSNAVMNDAYNWNYTLNQANKMTDGQAAFILSSGDQIQTTKKKAPGKKASISEIEYTGFLSADWLKNIPLASTVGNHDADNPNYTYHFNPANMSTLGTNNVTGGDYYFTYGDVLYLDLNAQNSNVAEHETFIKQAIAKNPSAKWKIAIVHQDIYGSAEHSNEPDITNLRYQLVPYFEENGIDLVLSGHDHAYSRTKILKGGHSSDDYDQDDFKDELEKDLDAGDQPATRTVAPENIKEDSTDPKDQAYLTYLKSVFDEDAIQNIDAKSDTVINPDGIMYVTAGSSSGSKYYDLVPRQQSYIANRWQEDVPTYSVISVNDDALTINTYRSDTNEKIDTSFTISKGKEDVAQLQSTIDNASKELTGDYTKDSLAQLQTAIDQAKTLDTKKNLTKTDFANAIKSVTDAKNALVKNVHEAPKTETSKAETPKTETPKTEIESTTAQASAQTTPAAQSTAPATAPAASAKDSAKVKLSKVKVSKIKAKVYTGKALKPAVKLTYKKKVLKLNKDYKVTYKNNKNVGTATITIKGIGKYTGTKKVTFKITPAKAVVSKASKTKTGLVLKLKALKQVSGYVITYSSDKAMKKSKSVTTKKTSLTIKASAKTTYVKVKAYKLVNGKKVYGSSSSVKGY